From one Thermus neutrinimicus genomic stretch:
- the ileS gene encoding isoleucine--tRNA ligase, with amino-acid sequence MFKEVGEPNFPRLEEEVLEFWKRERIFEKSVENRKGGPRYTIYEGPPTANGMPHVGHAQARSYKDLFPRYKTMRGYYVPRRAGWDTHGLPVELEVEKKLGLKSKREIEAYGIERFNQACRESVFTYEKEWEAFTERIAYWVDLKNAYATLHPTYVESIWWSLKNLFHRGLLYRDHKVVPYCPRCGTPLSSHELSLGYKEITDPSVYVRLPLREPGRVGLERASLLIWTTTPWTLPGNVAAAVHPEYTYGAFAAGEEVVILEETLGRKLLGEETPILKSFVGKELEGLAYDPPYPQALEKGYFVVLAEYVSREDGTGIVHQAPAFGAEDLDTARAYGLPLLKTVDEEGKLLVEPFKGLFFREANRAILKDLRSRGLLFKEETHLHSYPHCWRCSTPLMYYATETWFIKNTLFKEELIRKNQEINWVPPHIKEGRYGEWLRNLVDWALSRNRYWGTPLPIWVCGSCGREEAVGSFQELKERATKPLPEPFDPHRPHVDEVELRCTCGGTMRRVPYVIDVWYDSGAMPFASLHYPFENGEEFKEAFPADFIAEGIDQTRGWFNSLHQLGVMLFGSIAFKNVICHGLILDEKGQKMSKSKGNVVDPWDIIREFGADALRWYIYISAPPEADRRFGPNLVRETVRDYFLTLWNVYSFFVTYANLDRPDLKNPPPVEKRPELDRWLLARLQDLIQRVTEALEAYDPTQSSRALRDFVVEDLSQWYVRRGRRRYWKNEDPLDRESAYATLYQALVTVSQLSAPFTPFLSEVLWQNLVRSVSPEAPLSVHLSDWPEVDPHLVDEDLVAKMRAVLQVVDLARSARARSGIKTRIPLPLLLVTAPTALEREGLRHFAPEIAEELNVKEVRVLQPGEEVLRYRVLPNLKLLGKKYGKLLPKIREALEKEASRVVGLVLKGERVPLRLEEREVVLEPEEVLLEAQAPEGYQALEKEGYVAALEVRVTEELRLEGLARDLIRHLQQTRKEMGLRVSDRIRVGYEAEGPYQEALKRHGSWIAEEVLALEFAEGLFPGHTTLLEDEEGRARFSLARLE; translated from the coding sequence ATGTTCAAGGAGGTCGGCGAACCCAACTTTCCTAGGCTGGAAGAGGAGGTTCTGGAGTTCTGGAAGCGGGAGAGGATCTTTGAGAAAAGCGTAGAAAACCGCAAAGGAGGGCCCCGCTACACCATTTACGAAGGCCCTCCCACCGCCAACGGCATGCCCCATGTGGGCCATGCCCAGGCCCGAAGCTACAAAGACCTTTTCCCCCGCTACAAGACCATGCGGGGCTACTATGTGCCCCGCCGGGCCGGCTGGGACACCCACGGCCTGCCCGTGGAACTCGAGGTGGAGAAGAAGCTGGGGCTAAAGAGCAAGCGGGAGATCGAGGCCTACGGCATCGAGCGCTTCAACCAGGCCTGCCGGGAATCCGTCTTCACCTACGAGAAGGAGTGGGAGGCCTTTACTGAGCGCATCGCCTACTGGGTAGATCTCAAAAACGCCTACGCCACCCTGCACCCCACCTACGTGGAAAGCATCTGGTGGAGCCTGAAGAACCTCTTCCACCGGGGACTTCTCTACCGGGACCACAAGGTGGTGCCCTACTGCCCCCGGTGCGGCACCCCCCTTTCCTCCCACGAGCTTTCCCTGGGTTACAAGGAGATCACCGACCCCTCGGTCTACGTGCGCCTTCCCCTTAGGGAGCCGGGGAGGGTGGGTCTGGAAAGGGCCAGCCTCCTCATCTGGACCACCACCCCTTGGACCCTGCCCGGGAACGTGGCCGCGGCGGTGCACCCCGAGTACACCTATGGGGCCTTTGCCGCGGGGGAGGAGGTGGTGATCCTCGAGGAGACCCTGGGGCGCAAGCTCCTGGGCGAGGAAACCCCCATTCTCAAGAGCTTTGTCGGGAAGGAACTGGAGGGCCTGGCCTACGATCCCCCTTATCCCCAGGCCCTGGAGAAGGGGTACTTCGTGGTCCTGGCCGAGTACGTGAGCCGGGAAGATGGCACCGGCATCGTCCACCAGGCCCCCGCCTTCGGGGCCGAGGACCTGGACACGGCCAGGGCCTACGGCCTTCCCCTCCTCAAGACGGTGGACGAGGAAGGGAAGCTCCTGGTGGAACCTTTTAAGGGCCTCTTCTTCCGGGAGGCCAACCGGGCCATCCTGAAAGACCTCCGCTCCCGGGGGCTTCTTTTCAAGGAGGAAACCCACCTCCACAGCTACCCCCACTGCTGGCGTTGCTCCACCCCCCTCATGTACTACGCCACGGAAACCTGGTTCATCAAAAACACCCTCTTCAAAGAGGAACTCATCCGGAAAAACCAGGAGATCAACTGGGTCCCGCCCCACATCAAGGAGGGTCGCTACGGGGAGTGGCTTAGGAACCTGGTGGACTGGGCCCTAAGCCGCAACCGCTACTGGGGCACGCCCCTTCCCATCTGGGTCTGCGGCTCCTGCGGGAGGGAAGAGGCCGTGGGAAGCTTCCAGGAGCTCAAGGAAAGGGCCACCAAACCCCTTCCCGAGCCCTTTGATCCCCACCGTCCCCATGTGGATGAGGTGGAACTCCGGTGCACCTGCGGGGGCACCATGCGCCGGGTTCCCTATGTGATCGACGTCTGGTACGACTCCGGAGCCATGCCCTTTGCCTCCTTGCACTACCCCTTCGAGAACGGGGAGGAGTTTAAGGAGGCCTTCCCCGCGGACTTCATCGCCGAGGGCATCGACCAGACCCGGGGCTGGTTCAACTCCCTGCACCAACTGGGGGTGATGCTCTTCGGCTCCATCGCCTTCAAAAACGTCATCTGCCACGGCCTCATCCTGGACGAGAAGGGCCAGAAGATGAGCAAGTCCAAGGGGAACGTGGTGGACCCCTGGGACATCATCCGGGAGTTCGGGGCGGATGCCCTAAGGTGGTACATCTACATCTCCGCTCCCCCGGAGGCGGACCGCCGCTTTGGGCCCAACCTGGTGCGGGAGACGGTGCGGGACTACTTCCTCACCCTCTGGAACGTGTACAGCTTCTTCGTCACCTACGCCAACCTGGACCGGCCGGACCTTAAGAACCCTCCTCCCGTGGAGAAGCGGCCCGAGCTGGACCGCTGGCTTCTTGCCCGGCTTCAGGACCTCATCCAAAGGGTTACGGAGGCCCTCGAGGCCTACGACCCCACCCAAAGCAGCCGGGCCCTTCGGGACTTCGTGGTGGAGGACCTCTCCCAGTGGTACGTGCGCCGGGGCCGCAGGCGCTACTGGAAGAATGAGGACCCTTTAGACCGGGAGTCCGCCTACGCCACCTTGTACCAGGCCCTGGTCACGGTAAGCCAGCTTTCCGCCCCCTTCACCCCCTTCCTGTCCGAGGTGTTGTGGCAAAACCTGGTGCGCTCGGTAAGCCCTGAGGCCCCCCTTTCCGTGCACCTTTCCGACTGGCCCGAGGTGGACCCCCATCTGGTGGACGAGGACTTGGTGGCCAAGATGCGGGCGGTGCTCCAGGTGGTGGACCTGGCCCGCTCCGCCCGGGCGCGAAGCGGGATCAAGACCCGCATCCCCCTTCCCCTCCTCCTCGTCACCGCCCCCACCGCCTTAGAGCGGGAGGGCCTAAGGCACTTCGCCCCCGAGATCGCCGAGGAGTTGAACGTGAAGGAAGTGCGGGTTTTGCAGCCCGGGGAAGAGGTGCTCCGCTACCGGGTCCTGCCCAACCTGAAGCTCCTCGGTAAGAAGTACGGCAAGCTCCTCCCCAAGATCCGCGAGGCCCTGGAAAAGGAGGCCTCGAGGGTGGTCGGCTTGGTCCTGAAGGGGGAAAGGGTGCCCCTGCGTCTGGAGGAGCGAGAGGTGGTCCTGGAGCCCGAGGAGGTGCTCCTAGAGGCCCAGGCCCCCGAGGGGTACCAGGCCCTGGAAAAGGAGGGGTACGTGGCCGCCTTGGAGGTGCGGGTCACGGAGGAGCTGAGGCTTGAAGGCCTGGCCCGGGACCTGATCCGCCACCTGCAGCAAACCCGTAAGGAGATGGGCCTAAGGGTTTCCGACCGCATCCGGGTGGGCTACGAGGCGGAGGGGCCGTACCAGGAGGCCCTGAAACGGCATGGCAGCTGGATCGCCGAGGAGGTCTTGGCCCTGGAGTTCGCCGAGGGCCTCTTCCCCGGCCACACCACCCTCTTGGAGGACGAGGAGGGCCGGGCGCGCTTCAGCCTGGCAAGGTTAGAATAG
- a CDS encoding Uma2 family endonuclease has protein sequence MPLPLPSMGKPPAFWWKSSWTTEDLDRGKKLWHYLRLPSPWAYLLVDSRRPSLEAHLGEEGKWTYLRLGPGKSLPLPFSSLKLPVEDPYRGVNLEEGWRVV, from the coding sequence GTGCCCCTTCCCCTTCCCTCTATGGGGAAGCCCCCTGCCTTCTGGTGGAAATCCTCTTGGACCACGGAGGACCTGGACCGGGGGAAGAAGCTTTGGCACTACCTCCGGCTACCCTCGCCATGGGCGTACCTTCTGGTGGATAGCCGCCGTCCAAGCCTCGAGGCCCACCTGGGGGAAGAGGGCAAGTGGACCTACCTCCGCCTGGGGCCGGGGAAGAGCCTTCCCCTCCCCTTCTCCAGCCTGAAGCTGCCCGTGGAGGATCCCTACCGGGGTGTGAACCTAGAAGAGGGCTGGCGGGTGGTATAG
- a CDS encoding M24 family metallopeptidase encodes MDPKTLLEPLGLDALYVTRPENVRYLSGFPHPEDAQVLVTPEGALLLTDPRYPEAEGESRIPAKVLKREEKEEVLKGLRGRVGFEAEHLPYAALERLRELAPAEWVPTRGVVERLRLKKTPEEVERIRKAQALAEEALAHALGLLRPGVLERDVALEIEFFLKRRGAEVAFPPIVASGMRGALPHAGASGKALEAGELVTLDLGARVEGYHSDMTRTVALGRVDGELKRAFEATLAALKRVLENLGPGKSTKEMDALAREELRRFDLDRYFVHSLGHGVGLAVHEGPGLSPYTEETLEAGMVVTVEPGVYLPGIGGVRIEELVLIRETGIELLSRFPRGWREV; translated from the coding sequence CTGGACCCGAAGACCCTCCTCGAGCCCCTAGGGCTGGACGCGCTCTACGTGACCCGTCCCGAGAACGTGCGCTACCTATCGGGCTTTCCCCATCCCGAGGATGCCCAGGTCCTCGTGACCCCAGAGGGAGCCTTACTCCTCACAGATCCCCGCTACCCCGAGGCCGAAGGGGAAAGCCGCATCCCCGCCAAGGTGCTGAAGCGGGAGGAAAAGGAGGAGGTCCTCAAGGGCTTGAGAGGCCGGGTGGGCTTTGAAGCGGAGCACCTTCCCTACGCCGCCCTGGAACGCCTGCGGGAGCTTGCCCCCGCGGAGTGGGTGCCCACCAGGGGGGTGGTGGAGCGGCTGCGGCTCAAGAAGACCCCGGAGGAGGTGGAAAGGATCCGCAAGGCCCAGGCCCTGGCGGAGGAGGCCCTAGCCCACGCCCTGGGCCTTCTAAGACCAGGGGTTTTGGAACGGGACGTGGCCTTGGAAATAGAGTTCTTCCTGAAACGGCGGGGGGCTGAGGTGGCCTTCCCCCCCATCGTGGCCTCGGGGATGCGGGGGGCCCTACCCCACGCGGGCGCCTCGGGCAAGGCCCTCGAGGCGGGGGAGCTCGTCACCCTGGACCTAGGGGCCAGGGTGGAGGGGTACCACTCGGACATGACCCGCACCGTGGCCTTGGGAAGGGTGGACGGGGAGCTCAAGCGGGCCTTTGAAGCCACCCTGGCTGCCCTGAAAAGGGTTCTAGAGAATTTGGGCCCAGGCAAGAGTACCAAGGAGATGGATGCCCTGGCCCGGGAGGAGCTAAGGCGCTTTGACCTGGACCGCTACTTCGTCCACTCCCTGGGGCACGGGGTGGGGCTGGCCGTGCACGAGGGGCCGGGGCTTTCCCCCTACACGGAGGAGACCCTCGAGGCGGGCATGGTGGTCACCGTGGAACCCGGGGTCTACCTGCCGGGCATAGGCGGGGTACGGATTGAGGAGCTCGTCCTCATCCGGGAAACAGGGATTGAGCTCCTCTCCCGCTTTCCCCGGGGCTGGAGGGAGGTTTAG
- a CDS encoding septal ring lytic transglycosylase RlpA family protein, whose protein sequence is MRGLVLVLFLSGALAQTYTVKKGDTLFRIAQAHGISVRELKELNGLTSDLIHPGQVLRLEGKESPGKARFLQEGLAVWYGPGFHGRRTASGERYDMHALTAAHPSLPFGTRVRVTNLKNGKSVVVRINDRGPFGGRYIIDLSYAAAKAIGALSATRVRVEVVEE, encoded by the coding sequence GTGCGCGGCCTCGTCCTGGTCCTCTTCCTCTCCGGCGCCCTGGCCCAGACCTACACGGTAAAAAAGGGGGACACCCTCTTCCGCATCGCCCAAGCCCACGGCATAAGCGTGAGGGAGCTGAAGGAGCTTAACGGCCTCACCTCGGACCTGATCCATCCCGGCCAGGTCCTAAGGCTAGAGGGAAAGGAATCCCCGGGCAAGGCCCGATTCCTGCAGGAGGGGCTTGCCGTCTGGTACGGCCCCGGCTTCCACGGCAGGCGCACGGCCAGCGGGGAGCGCTACGACATGCACGCCCTCACCGCCGCCCACCCCTCCCTGCCCTTTGGCACCCGGGTACGGGTCACCAACCTGAAAAACGGCAAAAGCGTGGTGGTGCGCATCAACGACCGAGGGCCCTTTGGCGGCAGGTACATCATCGACCTCTCCTACGCCGCCGCCAAGGCCATTGGGGCCCTTTCCGCCACCCGGGTACGGGTGGAGGTTGTGGAGGAATGA
- the nfo gene encoding endonuclease IV has translation MVRYGFHLSIAGKKGVAGAVEEAQALGLSAFQIFAKSPRSWKTRALSPSEVETFRALRELAGELPGVIHASYLVNLGAQGELWEKSVMSLADDLEKARLLGLEYVVVHPGSGDPKRVKEGLLRARHLAGVRERPTLLVENTAGGGEKVGARFEELAWLIEDTPLGVCLDTCHAYAAGYDVKGDPKGVLSELDRLVGLERVPVVHLNDSVGGLGGRVDHHAHLLQGQIGEGLKGVLLDPRLRGRVFILETPRSPEEDAWNLRILRTWLEEAAP, from the coding sequence ATGGTTCGCTATGGCTTTCACCTCTCCATCGCCGGGAAAAAGGGGGTGGCCGGGGCCGTGGAGGAAGCCCAGGCCCTGGGTCTTTCCGCCTTCCAGATCTTCGCCAAAAGCCCACGGAGCTGGAAAACCCGAGCCCTCTCCCCCAGCGAGGTGGAAACCTTCCGGGCCCTTAGGGAGCTGGCCGGGGAGCTCCCCGGGGTTATCCACGCCTCCTACCTGGTGAACCTGGGAGCCCAAGGGGAACTTTGGGAAAAGAGCGTGATGAGCCTGGCGGACGATCTGGAAAAAGCCCGCCTGCTGGGCCTGGAGTACGTGGTGGTCCACCCGGGCTCGGGAGATCCCAAGCGGGTTAAGGAAGGCCTCCTGAGGGCCCGGCACCTGGCCGGCGTCCGGGAGCGCCCCACCCTCCTGGTGGAAAACACCGCCGGGGGCGGGGAGAAGGTGGGGGCCCGGTTCGAGGAGCTGGCCTGGCTCATAGAGGATACGCCCTTGGGGGTCTGCCTGGACACCTGCCACGCCTACGCCGCCGGGTACGACGTGAAGGGGGATCCAAAGGGGGTTTTAAGCGAGCTGGACCGCCTCGTGGGGCTTGAGCGGGTGCCTGTGGTGCACCTGAACGATTCCGTGGGGGGGTTGGGTGGCCGCGTGGACCACCACGCCCACCTCCTCCAGGGCCAGATCGGGGAGGGGCTCAAGGGCGTGCTCCTGGACCCCCGGCTCAGGGGCCGGGTCTTCATCTTGGAAACGCCTAGGAGCCCGGAGGAGGACGCCTGGAACCTAAGGATCCTGCGCACCTGGCTAGAGGAAGCCGCCCCCTAA
- a CDS encoding site-2 protease family protein: MIGLLQRDPLAFLLTFAALVFSLVLHELGHAYAAYLFGDATAKRQGRLTFNPLRHLDPLGTVLLLLAGFGWAKPVPIYPPAFRHYRLGLFVVSIAGILINLVLAVLFALLVRGFFALDPVGVVMTLRGEGQTGLGLLALAAFFASSINLVLAVFNLLPIPPLDGSKILQSLLPLSWQPLLWRLEQYAWLSFLLILTVLRGPIQEVLRLARRVFFGFFFG, from the coding sequence ATGATCGGGCTTTTGCAACGGGATCCCCTGGCCTTTCTCCTAACCTTTGCCGCCTTGGTGTTCAGCCTGGTCCTTCACGAGCTGGGCCACGCCTACGCCGCTTACCTCTTCGGGGACGCCACCGCCAAGCGCCAGGGGCGGCTTACCTTTAACCCCTTAAGGCACCTGGATCCCTTGGGCACGGTGCTTCTTCTCCTGGCAGGCTTCGGCTGGGCTAAACCCGTGCCCATCTACCCCCCAGCCTTTCGCCATTACCGCTTGGGGCTTTTCGTGGTCTCCATTGCCGGGATCCTCATCAACCTGGTTTTGGCCGTGCTCTTTGCCCTCCTGGTTCGGGGGTTCTTTGCCCTGGATCCCGTGGGGGTGGTGATGACCCTGCGGGGGGAGGGGCAGACCGGGCTCGGCCTCCTGGCCCTGGCGGCCTTTTTCGCCAGCTCCATCAACCTGGTCCTGGCGGTCTTCAACCTCCTGCCCATCCCTCCCTTGGATGGTTCCAAGATCCTGCAAAGCCTTCTTCCCCTTTCCTGGCAACCCCTTTTGTGGCGGTTGGAGCAGTACGCCTGGCTTTCCTTTCTTCTGATCCTTACCGTGTTGCGGGGTCCCATCCAGGAGGTGTTGCGCTTGGCGCGGCGGGTGTTCTTTGGCTTTTTCTTCGGCTAG
- a CDS encoding site-2 protease family protein, which produces MGLFPYLNDPPVFLVAFAFAVFGLMVHNLFQAYLADRYGETAPRRYGFLSLDLRTHLEPLGLVLLVLLGFGWPRFVPTNLPGRKGAMVALMGPLGFFVAAFFYGLLARFMPYPFGEGLMLAQRLMLLHAAIYLFPVPPLDGAKALYAVGGYEARRFLEQLSAYGPLGFILIFLVLSYTGVTGAVVQGLAGLLATLYRFIGL; this is translated from the coding sequence ATGGGTCTTTTCCCGTACCTCAATGACCCCCCGGTCTTCCTGGTGGCCTTTGCCTTTGCTGTTTTTGGCCTTATGGTCCACAACCTTTTCCAGGCCTACTTGGCGGACCGGTATGGGGAGACGGCCCCCCGGCGCTATGGCTTCCTCTCCCTGGACCTGCGAACCCACCTGGAGCCCTTGGGCCTGGTCCTGTTGGTCCTTCTGGGCTTCGGTTGGCCCCGGTTCGTGCCCACCAACCTTCCCGGGAGAAAGGGGGCCATGGTGGCCCTCATGGGGCCTTTAGGGTTCTTCGTGGCCGCCTTTTTCTACGGCCTTCTTGCCCGCTTTATGCCCTACCCTTTCGGAGAGGGGCTTATGCTGGCCCAGAGGCTCATGCTCCTTCACGCCGCCATCTACCTCTTCCCCGTGCCTCCTTTAGACGGGGCCAAGGCCCTGTACGCCGTGGGCGGGTATGAGGCGCGGCGTTTTCTGGAGCAGCTTTCGGCCTATGGACCCTTGGGTTTCATCCTGATCTTTCTGGTCCTCTCCTATACCGGGGTTACCGGGGCGGTAGTCCAAGGGCTTGCGGGCCTCTTGGCCACGTTATACCGGTTCATCGGGCTATGA
- a CDS encoding CBS domain-containing protein, with amino-acid sequence MRVVVAHENLDFDALGSMVLAGRLFPGSILALIGGLEGPLKEIAPLLEDRLDLVPAADVPVAKVTEVILVDNARPERIGPFKGLVGRVPFLVYDHHPRAPGDVPAVGGRVAPVGATVSLLVPLIRERGLVLTPLEATLAYAGIWEDTGGFSFPSTTPQDLEAAHFLAQQGAEIPRVREWVRPQLGEEAREVLKSLIRTAKVVERQGFRLLLARAQEEGYVPALAPLAHTLLDLHEAQGVLLVLRLSREVLLIARSRERLDVGRWLSQVGGGGHPRAAFARVRGVRNAVKRLLESLPQYLEPEPTLGEVMTSPVETLRPTTVREALRVLEDRGYGAMPVVEPLERGGLRVLGLARRRDLRKAERLGLAEHPVEGFLARALVLPPKTPLSQVEPHLKAGGGRVLVGERLGEGIRLLGIFTRTDLYRKRPSLEKPLGERILEALPEGARRVVLALREAFPQGIYLVGGAVRDALLDRSGPDIDLVLEPGVRVGEVARFLVERFGGSFGLHYAFGTARVHISFGLTVDLAESREEVYPYPGALPQVRPAPIAKDLERRDYAVNAMALSLATLELLDPYGGLEDLRNRLLRPLHPLSFVEDPSRIVRGARLAARLAFRFSEEALKALPPALLPEVLEGASRSRLRDELLLTLEEDAFLEALSLLEELGAFGPLYGLKLPPKEPFLRLRWGPLEEVSGRVRVEARLLLLLYFQENPWERALALGLPKRLQEALALLLKGSWEEADKEALGKEPLRGVFLALFPEKEGWLTEKRRVLMGRDLLQLGLKPGPRVGEILRQVAEARARGEVRTFEEELALARRLIGDGSFPVPQ; translated from the coding sequence GTGCGGGTGGTGGTGGCCCACGAGAACTTGGACTTTGATGCCCTGGGCTCCATGGTTCTGGCAGGAAGGCTATTCCCGGGGAGCATTCTGGCCTTGATTGGGGGCCTCGAAGGGCCCCTAAAGGAGATCGCCCCCCTTCTAGAGGATCGTCTGGACCTGGTCCCGGCCGCGGACGTTCCCGTGGCCAAGGTGACCGAGGTGATCTTGGTGGACAATGCTCGGCCCGAGCGCATCGGTCCCTTTAAGGGCTTGGTGGGTCGGGTGCCCTTTTTGGTCTATGACCACCACCCCCGGGCACCGGGGGATGTGCCCGCGGTGGGGGGGAGGGTGGCCCCGGTGGGGGCCACGGTCAGCCTCCTGGTCCCCCTGATCCGGGAGCGGGGTTTGGTCCTCACGCCCCTGGAGGCCACCTTGGCCTATGCGGGGATCTGGGAGGACACCGGGGGGTTCAGCTTCCCCTCCACCACGCCCCAGGACCTCGAGGCCGCTCACTTTTTAGCCCAACAGGGGGCGGAGATCCCCCGGGTACGGGAGTGGGTGCGGCCCCAACTGGGAGAGGAGGCCCGGGAGGTCCTCAAAAGCCTGATCCGCACCGCCAAGGTGGTGGAGCGGCAGGGGTTCCGGCTCCTCCTCGCCCGGGCCCAGGAGGAGGGGTACGTGCCGGCCCTGGCCCCCCTGGCCCATACGCTACTGGACCTGCACGAAGCCCAGGGGGTGTTGCTGGTGCTTAGGCTTTCCCGCGAGGTCCTCCTCATTGCCCGGAGCCGGGAGCGGTTGGATGTGGGTCGCTGGCTTTCCCAGGTGGGGGGAGGGGGGCATCCGCGGGCGGCCTTCGCCCGGGTGCGGGGGGTGCGTAATGCGGTGAAGCGCCTTTTGGAGAGCCTTCCCCAGTACCTGGAGCCTGAGCCCACTTTGGGCGAGGTCATGACCTCGCCCGTGGAGACCCTGCGCCCCACCACGGTACGGGAGGCCCTCCGGGTTCTGGAGGACCGCGGGTACGGGGCCATGCCGGTGGTGGAGCCCCTGGAAAGAGGGGGGTTGCGGGTCTTGGGCCTAGCCCGCAGAAGGGATCTCAGGAAGGCAGAAAGGCTCGGCCTGGCTGAACACCCGGTGGAGGGCTTTTTGGCCCGGGCTTTGGTCCTTCCCCCAAAGACCCCCCTTTCCCAAGTGGAGCCCCACTTGAAGGCGGGTGGGGGGAGGGTCTTGGTGGGGGAGAGGCTGGGGGAGGGTATCCGGCTTCTTGGGATCTTTACCCGGACCGACCTCTACCGAAAGAGGCCTTCCCTGGAGAAGCCCTTGGGGGAGAGGATTCTCGAGGCCCTACCCGAGGGGGCGAGGCGGGTGGTTCTGGCCCTTAGGGAGGCCTTTCCCCAAGGCATCTACCTGGTGGGGGGAGCGGTGCGGGATGCCCTTTTGGACCGGTCTGGTCCCGATATTGACCTGGTTCTGGAGCCGGGGGTGAGGGTGGGGGAGGTGGCCCGTTTTCTGGTGGAGCGCTTCGGGGGAAGCTTTGGCCTCCACTACGCCTTCGGCACCGCCCGGGTGCACATAAGCTTCGGGCTTACCGTGGACCTGGCGGAAAGCCGGGAGGAGGTCTACCCCTATCCCGGCGCCTTGCCCCAGGTGCGCCCGGCCCCCATCGCCAAGGACCTGGAAAGGCGCGATTACGCGGTGAACGCCATGGCCCTTTCCCTGGCCACCCTGGAGCTTTTGGATCCCTACGGGGGCCTCGAGGACCTAAGGAACCGCCTCCTGCGTCCCCTTCACCCCCTTTCCTTCGTGGAAGACCCCAGCCGCATCGTACGGGGGGCGCGCCTGGCCGCCCGGTTGGCCTTCCGTTTCTCCGAGGAGGCCCTGAAGGCCCTACCCCCAGCCTTGCTTCCCGAGGTCCTCGAGGGCGCCAGCAGGAGCCGTTTAAGGGACGAACTCCTCCTTACCCTAGAGGAGGATGCCTTCCTCGAGGCCCTTTCCCTTTTGGAGGAGCTTGGGGCCTTCGGCCCCCTCTACGGGCTAAAGCTTCCCCCTAAGGAGCCCTTTTTACGGCTCAGGTGGGGGCCTCTGGAAGAGGTCTCTGGGCGGGTGAGGGTGGAAGCCCGCCTCCTCCTTCTCCTTTACTTCCAGGAAAACCCCTGGGAAAGGGCTTTGGCCCTGGGGCTTCCCAAGAGGTTACAGGAGGCTTTGGCCCTGCTTCTCAAAGGCTCCTGGGAAGAGGCGGATAAGGAGGCCTTGGGAAAAGAGCCCCTGCGCGGTGTTTTCCTGGCCCTATTTCCCGAAAAGGAGGGCTGGCTTACGGAAAAGAGGCGGGTGCTCATGGGGCGGGACCTCCTGCAGCTGGGCCTGAAGCCGGGTCCTAGGGTGGGGGAGATCCTGCGCCAGGTGGCCGAGGCCAGGGCCCGGGGAGAGGTGAGGACCTTTGAGGAGGAGCTGGCCTTAGCCCGTAGACTGATAGGCGATGGGTCTTTTCCCGTACCTCAATGA
- the rpsB gene encoding 30S ribosomal protein S2 — translation MPVNISVKELLEAGVHFGHERKRWNPKFGRYIYAERNGIHIIDLQKTMVELERTFRFLEDLAMRGGTILFVGTKKQAQDIIRMEAERAGMPYVNQRWLGGMLTNFKTISQRVNRLEELENLFASPEIQDRPKKEQVRLKHELDRLHKYLSGFRRLKRLPDAVFVVDPTKEAIAVREARKLFIPVVALADTDSDPELVDYIIPGNDDAIRSIQLIVSRAVDLIIQARGGVVEPSPSYALVEEAERAEAQVQGESDFGEDEVEA, via the coding sequence ATGCCTGTAAACATCAGCGTGAAGGAACTTTTGGAGGCTGGAGTCCACTTTGGCCATGAGCGCAAGCGCTGGAACCCCAAGTTCGGCCGCTATATCTATGCGGAGCGCAACGGCATCCACATCATCGACCTGCAGAAGACCATGGTGGAGCTGGAGCGCACCTTCCGCTTCCTCGAGGACCTGGCCATGCGGGGAGGCACCATCCTCTTTGTGGGCACCAAAAAGCAGGCCCAGGACATCATTCGCATGGAAGCGGAGCGGGCGGGGATGCCCTACGTGAACCAGCGCTGGCTGGGTGGGATGCTAACCAACTTCAAGACCATTTCCCAGCGGGTGAACCGCCTGGAGGAGCTGGAGAACCTCTTCGCCTCCCCGGAGATCCAGGATCGGCCCAAGAAGGAACAGGTGCGCCTAAAGCATGAGCTGGACCGGCTCCACAAGTATCTTTCGGGCTTCCGCCGCCTGAAGCGCCTTCCCGATGCCGTCTTCGTGGTGGACCCCACCAAGGAGGCCATCGCCGTGCGGGAGGCCCGCAAGCTCTTCATCCCCGTGGTGGCCCTGGCGGACACCGATTCCGACCCCGAGCTGGTGGACTACATTATCCCCGGCAACGACGACGCCATCCGTTCCATTCAGCTCATCGTCTCCCGGGCCGTGGACCTCATCATCCAGGCCCGGGGCGGGGTGGTGGAACCTTCCCCCTCCTACGCCCTGGTGGAGGAGGCCGAGAGGGCGGAAGCCCAGGTCCAGGGGGAATCCGACTTCGGCGAGGACGAGGTGGAAGCATGA